One stretch of Sporomusa termitida DNA includes these proteins:
- a CDS encoding GntR family transcriptional regulator codes for MITLGFINKLEFRTKQELVYKEIRRSIVNGNFAPGERLVITYLAKELAVSESPIREALKRLVSENFVVEQGNGLYVAQLSKEQFLEMLDVRLQLELIAIRLSAKYITDDGIQGLKQDLNEMEAALRRENLVEYYDWHKKFHEDCFAFCNVPYLIRALTDAADHNERGINIFKLRIWREKPDIKQHKKILNALEIYNANEAVQALELNRKKTFNFYIEQLTGD; via the coding sequence ATGATCACATTGGGATTTATCAATAAACTCGAATTTAGGACAAAACAGGAGCTTGTGTATAAAGAAATAAGAAGATCAATAGTTAATGGCAATTTTGCCCCGGGTGAACGGTTGGTTATTACCTATTTGGCTAAAGAATTGGCAGTAAGTGAAAGCCCGATCCGGGAAGCGTTGAAACGATTAGTTTCCGAGAATTTTGTGGTAGAACAGGGAAATGGACTGTATGTTGCTCAGTTATCGAAAGAGCAGTTTTTAGAAATGCTGGATGTTCGCCTGCAACTGGAATTAATTGCGATCAGGCTTTCGGCTAAATATATTACGGACGATGGAATTCAGGGGCTTAAGCAGGACCTAAATGAGATGGAAGCGGCGTTGCGCAGGGAAAATTTAGTGGAATACTATGACTGGCATAAAAAATTCCATGAGGATTGTTTTGCCTTCTGCAATGTTCCCTATTTAATCAGAGCATTAACTGATGCTGCCGATCATAATGAGCGTGGCATTAACATATTTAAACTTCGGATCTGGCGCGAAAAGCCAGATATTAAGCAACACAAGAAAATATTAAATGCTTTGGAAATATATAATGCAAATGAAGCAGTCCAGGCGCTAGAATTAAATAGGAAGAAAACCTTTAACTTTTATATTGAACAATTAACAGGCGATTAA
- a CDS encoding sodium:solute symporter family protein, whose product MEFTSVHLIGLIVTIVLVIGSGIYSARSMKSAEGYSLAGRSAGVILISGSIAGTVIGGGATVGTAQMAYSLGLSAWWFTLGSGIGFIIMGLFYARPLRNTGLETIPQYLVLNYGRAAGPLASIIASIGILFSAVASCLPGIQIIAAIFGITPWPAAMILITLVAAYVTFGGMKGAGVSGMLKLIIIWVTLFVAGATACLALRELPDFAIVFPPFPWFSLFGNGAGMALGNLFSLIIGIICTQTYIQAVFSAADSRTAMVGAFTAAMVVIPVGLPSVAIGMFMHANHPDVLPILVLPMYLLQYQPAWLGGIGIAGIMLSLIGSIAGLALGIGTMISKDICCDLLKITKNKTVLWINRTTVVIVTFIACLISILNLKSSVLEWNYMSMALRGGGVFLPLTLAIFAPGILTPNWAVASMIVSTLAAIIAQSVLHLAINPLFISIAVSAILVIIGIMWGRRPVQTER is encoded by the coding sequence ATGGAATTTACTTCTGTACATTTAATTGGTCTAATTGTCACGATTGTCCTTGTGATTGGGAGCGGCATATATTCAGCGCGAAGTATGAAATCAGCTGAAGGATATAGCCTGGCAGGTCGTTCAGCGGGAGTGATACTGATTTCAGGCAGCATTGCCGGGACGGTAATCGGCGGCGGCGCTACGGTGGGAACAGCGCAAATGGCCTACTCGCTGGGATTGTCCGCCTGGTGGTTTACTTTAGGGTCGGGGATTGGCTTTATTATCATGGGCTTGTTTTATGCGCGGCCTCTGCGTAACACCGGCTTGGAAACAATCCCCCAGTATCTTGTGCTTAATTATGGCCGGGCGGCCGGGCCGCTGGCCAGTATTATCGCCTCTATTGGCATTTTATTCAGTGCTGTGGCGAGCTGCTTGCCCGGCATCCAGATCATCGCGGCCATCTTTGGGATTACCCCCTGGCCGGCGGCGATGATTCTGATTACGCTGGTAGCTGCCTATGTTACCTTTGGCGGTATGAAGGGTGCCGGCGTTTCGGGCATGCTGAAACTTATTATTATCTGGGTAACCTTGTTCGTTGCCGGAGCGACAGCCTGTTTGGCGTTGCGGGAACTGCCGGATTTTGCCATAGTTTTTCCTCCTTTTCCATGGTTTAGCCTGTTTGGCAATGGTGCCGGTATGGCGCTGGGTAACCTATTTTCACTGATAATAGGGATTATCTGTACGCAAACGTATATTCAGGCGGTTTTTTCGGCTGCCGATTCACGCACCGCCATGGTTGGCGCTTTTACCGCAGCCATGGTTGTCATTCCGGTAGGTCTGCCATCCGTAGCGATTGGCATGTTTATGCATGCCAATCATCCGGATGTTTTGCCAATCCTGGTATTACCGATGTATTTACTGCAATATCAGCCAGCCTGGCTGGGCGGGATTGGTATTGCCGGTATCATGCTGTCTTTAATTGGCTCCATTGCCGGTCTGGCCCTGGGGATCGGCACGATGATTTCCAAGGACATCTGCTGTGACCTGCTGAAGATTACTAAAAATAAAACAGTGCTATGGATAAACCGCACTACTGTCGTAATTGTGACCTTTATTGCCTGTCTTATCTCTATTCTCAACTTAAAATCCAGTGTGCTGGAGTGGAATTATATGTCCATGGCCTTGCGCGGCGGCGGTGTTTTTCTACCGCTGACGCTGGCCATATTTGCCCCTGGGATCCTGACACCAAACTGGGCGGTTGCCTCCATGATTGTAAGCACCTTAGCCGCCATTATTGCTCAGTCTGTCTTACACCTGGCGATTAACCCGCTGTTCATCAGCATTGCGGTGAGTGCAATCTTAGTAATAATTGGAATTATGTGGGGCCGAAGGCCTGTTCAAACTGAACGCTAG